The genomic window TtgcacttataaatatattattatacaagtaggTAATACGACATTCCAAATTCCAGTGcgttgtaatttgtaatcatatttttctttttttatattcaatcgACCATAAAGGTAGATCTGTTTAACaaatgattaataacaatcacattttaatgcttattttttattgcttaattttttcattagttataactataaaataattaaaacattgatattgacatattataattatatatgcgGACGTGTCATTGTATCAAACAAACATAAACACAATAGATTAATGAATAACGGTCAGATTATTGTCGTCGGCAGAAAACGGGAacctttaatataattaatcgtTGTCAACGACGAATGGTAGGTGCGTACGATCAGTATTTTAAGGCCACATAGGTACtcgtgtattaaaatatcaacacgTATTTGTAACAATACAATGTAAgacatgatataattttcttatcatattatataatatgccacCAGAAAAAAGGTACCTATGAcaggaaaattatttttgaaaatatatttttcataaaactcGTAGATCCTactataattaggtattttataataatattacattgctATGTTGCTATGGTAGGTCGTAATTAAaagcataatatcatattaatacattaattgtttcgtataatatttctcGGTTTGTAACTGTTCTCCTCCTCTGCACGTCGAGgaaaacctataataataataatagtatcaaaTACGAATATACAGAATCTTGAACCATGGTCGACGCATTAGCTAATTTCGTTCTATCGATATTACTGTGTTGTACGCTCGTGAACGATTCGGCCGCGATAGATTTGACCAAACCGATATACGAAATGCTCGAGGACACTATTGACAAGGAAATGCTGAAGATAATGGGTTTGGCACAGCAATACGGCAACGTCGTTATGCCTCTTGTCGAACAGTCCGTCAACCGCGGAAACTCGGCATCCGTAGCGTCGTCTGTAATACCGCAGCTGGGTTCGAGTGCCTCTCCGGCAGACGTCACTTATATTTCGTCCGCTGCAGAAGCTGTTGGCCGTGACTCGCGGATTGCCGACGTCTCGTCGATGGACTCGATGACCGTCACTCCGGATATCCGAAACACCGTCGGAAACCGCAGTGGTAGACGTGTCCGACGGCATAATCGCGGGCGGTCACGGCGACTTCCTAGAAAGACTGACGCGGCTACAGCGAACCACCCCATGAACCCGTGGTGGCAACCGCCCCTCATAACCGCGGTCCAACACCCCGACGCACTTGCAAGATCGTAGAAAAGAGATTTGAGATTGACCAAGATTGTCGATGtaggttataggtacctatgactGCCACGTATTTAAATTGCAGTGGATACCAGATTCCGTCAACGTTTGAAAACCGCATCGAGAGTTTCAGTTTTCATTACCAGCATTACctacatacctaatatttaattaagaaacGAATAGATAATTCAGTTAGcgaataataaacttatattgaTTGTATGTACACACACGAACATATCataaggtattattattataattacctacctactagtACTAAGCATACCTATAATGATTACTTGTATAGTtgaaatatagatttatagaatatacctatttaaattaaatcagaaTGGAAACTCTAGTCTCACGCATGACGCATCATTAGACTGCCATACGAAAGGCCCATCGGGCTTagcaaaaattgttttttatattaggtatttctGTATGATTGGCTACATTTGATCTATTACACGAGTATAATATGGTTGATTCCCAGAAAAAAGTCTATGAATACCTACCTAGGTTTTAAATTGGCCCAAATTTAATACGGTTATAAAATGATAGTAGGTACATgtgattttcatattttattaatctagaCAGTGCTCGAAACGGACAAGAATTCACTGGAATAGATATTGTAGTTGTTCGTAATTTTAGATTTGTGTCAGTCCCggtttgttaaaatttgaatttaagagTTTCgtaccttaaaaatattaagtaattacaaACATCACACTCTTAATCATAGATGTGAAGTTttgaaagtaaaaatgtacttcTTCACtcaaataatgtacataaagtagtttttttccaaaaaaaaaaatatgttttaaggcATTTCGTGTTATACTTTTAGataatcgatattattattgtagtaaaaGATAGGGTGACGTCCCTTTGAAAAGGCAAACTTATTCGTAGAAGTCTCACAACCACTCCATACTTTGAAAAAGAcgtaaagttaattttttttttttggaaaaacagTCAACTAGTGATCATGGAGtcttataataagaaaaataaaatttatttttacttttttatgtgCGTACATGATTAAAGCAACCCACTTTATCGTAGATGTGAAGTTTTGAAAGTCAACGTATACTCTTTCgactaaataatgtaaatgttattatattattgttttttttttaggcctTTCTTATGAAATTGTACacaaattatacaacattaataacactattttaaatctaaagactttaatgaatataattagatTGTAGGTTATACTAAAAACCTCTTAagctaaaaattgtatttatattttattgtaaacaaaattgaaattatttcaaataaaaatttatatttttatatttttagttgttaaaatataataaataaaatagtattttattaggtaaaggcattttaatgttatataatagttcTAGTTTAAACACTGAAGATAGGTAAGGTTTTATGGACAGACTTATTTAtactagaaatataatatatttttttagataacttaattgtcttaaaataatttactgcaGCATTAACTGTCTGGTATCATCATAACAAAGTTGATGTAacttgttatgtataataaacctTAAAGCAGGCATTCTGTCTATAAGTTTTCCATCCACCcacttgttattttatttattaacaaaaaaactcTATAATCAATGTGTATCATACTTGACAAATATAAATGACAAaacttctaaataatatatataaataaatttgtgtaaaatttgtaattgttttgatttgaCTAATTCTTTGAAGTTTGATATGAATTGTATAACTGCAATTCTCAGCTATGAGCAAGGAATATGTATTAGTTAAGAAGATGCTTCATTCACATACTACCtatgttgtctccgtcttacaagcataaaaaatagtaagaaCTGTTTCACATTGGCAAGAACAACTAAGGCTGTAATCTAAGTCAAACAATCTAATTTTTACActataaaaaggaaaaatataGGCTGAGcaacatagttttattttttttttttaaagggtttttatcatttcaaaatctattattttgtcCTTTTCAAACTTGAATAACTCTGTTTGTAGTTCTAATATCGAAAATTAATGTAGCACAGTCCAAAgtcttgtttttttaatgtgaaaaTTTGATTGCTTAACTTGGACTACAGCTTGAGTTCATatgaaatagtatttattttactatgttgTACATTTGTAGGACAGAAATAGTACATGCAGATGAAGCGTTTTCTTAAACGAGTCTTTTCTAAACACAGCATaattcatacaaaaaatacttatttgctaagataaataaaattatagtaatattatcaagtaaaaatagataaaacttgtaaatttataaaaaatttttttagtatttttgaagAGCTTAAAGACCTAAGTCTgtgtttatcataataattgtgtgttataatgtaaatattaattaggtgttatacagtatttatttttttttaaagttttaagtgaattaacatttttaacaaaactataGTCTATTCAACGAGAGAATGTATAGATTCTGTGCATTCTCCTACACCTCCCTGCAATCGAAACCGGTTTCTCTATGGCAGAGTGACGTTTGGGAATGTGCAGAAAAACAGATTTTGATAGGCCCGCTGCGTGTTCTCTCGCTGggtagagtataatatatttcattttcatatttcttaaaaaacaatgaaattaataataaattaagaaaaaaatacattggtCAAAATTAACAACAGGCAGTCgagtaacataattaaatataagggCTGAATTactcaacatttatttttaataatatataaacaaagcaattatattttaattttggcccatgaaaaaaaattaactttcaaGTCGTTCAAAATACACTATAAGTTCACAATGTGGTGTTTGTGGAAACATATCAACAGGAACAGCTTTCACTGGTACAAATGGAGCACCTTGTTTGGTTTTAGATTCAGCCATAGacaacgataaaaaattttgcatAGCCCCTTTAGGGTTACAAGACATATATACTAATCGTTTCAAATGTGTCATCCTTCGTAGAAGCAATATcgctttattatctataatgtattaagttgaataaataatttaatagattattatgaaACTAGTGGCTTGCTTACGTAATCCTGCTCTAGGCGGATCGACTATGGCAACTACATCATTAGCATTTTCTGGGTTCTGAAATTCACGTCTGTTCATTACTTCTTCAGCTTTTCCAGCAAAGAATATTGCATTTGTGATACCATTTTCAGTGGCATTTAATTTTGCCATATTAACTGCTTCTTCTTGAATTTCTACACCAATTACTTGAGCACagtcctaaaaataaaaaaaatgataaatatgttttgataattattttaacgaattgtacatatatgaaagaaatacaagtaaaattgttttgaattactTTAGCTATAGATAGGCCTATTGTACCAGAACCACAACACACATCTAAGACTGTAGTTTGAGAGTTAATGGAAGCTAAATCTTTAGCAGCATCAAACAATACTTCAGAAGCAgctgtatttatttgaaaaaacgaTTCAGGTGAAATTCTCAACTTAAGACCTTTCACTTCTTCAATGATATATCCCTGTCCATGTAACAATTCTAAGGGAAATGAATTTCCTTCCCCAgccctaaaaaatattttcataataaattacaaatattatgttagtataCTTGTCAGcagggctcggattttataGCATTTGCTAATTTTTATTGGAAACAGATAAAAATAGCAGAGTAAgctaaaaaatttgttttgtgcaTCAGAGGCTCcaaatatgcaattttattttgttattttttgcatattttaaggATTTTTGGCTTTTagttctattttttaagttttggtGTCATTTTCGGCTAATttactgtattaatataacttttatgtcgtattttcataaaactaatttatattatatagtatgaaaCAATGAATCATAACAAAAtgacaattttgaataattttcatactcaaaaattgtttatattttatagtttaatgaaTTAACAAATTCAAGTAGTATTAcctcatatttaaaaaaaaaaaagtttgtaatataaatattttatacataatcaatttttaaaaaaaaaaataatagtttattaatttataaatatataaatataaaagttttttaatttgtgaacaaaataaattttcatttttgctatttattgtgtttttaggGCATATTATAGtgcatattttagtaatttttagtgTTATAAAATCCGAACCCTGCTTAATGTAAATCAGAGATATacctaagaaatatttaatattttgaatgatcttatttaattttaatgagaaatttaaaaatatgtatcataaatctttaaattaaaaggtaTAATAGCATTTTAAGAAAGGAGTTACATTTCCAATGTTAACTTATGAATATGAGTcagaataaaatacttatttcttacgctcttttttttgctttttgaaAGTAAAGAGAATCCACTTTACAATCAGTTCCAGCCCCTTCAGTGAAATAACTTaagattaattgttttaaagaaGTCAGGGCAGAGTCCTCCATGTTTTCTGTATGAACGACACAAATTAACATCAGTTGTCCAGTTTTTAAGCTCAGCCTTACAGTTAACTGACGCCAATGACCTGTATAATTTTCAGGATCAAATACAGGAACTTTAGAAGCTCTAACTAAATCTTGaaaacactaaataataaaggtataagaaatataatacaacataaaataaaaagcatgTCATTATTTGACCAATGACCATGCTCCTACGTTCACcataattgaaaatgaaaaacatagtTTACAaccaatatttaagtataggatttttataaagataaaaacttACTTTAACGACATCTTTCATACGTTGAGgaacattcaaaatattatcaatgggAGCAACACAAGTTTTTCCCTGGTTATATGCACCAACGCGAAAGCCAACAATTGGTTCTTTGTTTTCTACATCCATgcctaaaatagtaaaatgacaatatataataataataataataatcttataaaatatattattaaataaataataatataaaaatggtcaatggtattgaaaattaataacaatattatactattatctaataatttaaacatgcttttattataaattttgttaagctgatttattgaaaaataactacCGAACATTCTTTACAAGACATTAATTAGCCAACTAATatccttattataaataaacttgggacacaaattatttttgatattataataaaaagtaggaCAAAACACAGAACAAGAGCATTTGCACCTTTATGTCAACATTAAGAGGATGCTGTATCCCTATAGGTCGCTTTGTCTtacaaacacataatatagaaatttatttaactttgttatgtttaatattagtgcaaattgacaaaaacaaacaatttacaattttgaaatgtgtataacgcacttaaaaataaaatataaaataaatctatgaaGCTTACTATaggttatattgttaatttttttaatttgattagaaATTAATTCACTTATATACTAAACATAATAGAGTTGAATAGATTGTTCAGAATGAACCatttgttgttatataattatacaatataggaAATACATGAGGGCAAGTGtccttttaatataaaatactaaatagtaatgttttttttttcaattataaattaattaaaaaaacctaaGTTTAGTTAAAAAGTACTTTTTCTCAATTTATTCCACacatttttgtagtttttaattttatttagaaaaacttcagagaaaatcaaaaaattactctatcattgaaaaaactaaatattaattaaaatattcaattattaatgaaatttgtagagcttgaaattttttttagtgatataatatactaaaaagtaaaagttttaaaaattttaaatttattttgtttttatcatttccaaagaaaaaaaaactgcacAACAAATCaaccaatttataattaaaattcacatTCATCTCTTTCTCTAAActcaaaatgttaaattcttaattaaatattacttgtttcaaaattatactgaaacacattattatattataggtattaatgataagttttatttatataaataataaacaaatacgttacctatagtaaattcacatttatttctataaccaACACATTTCTCTGGATCATTTTTAAGACTTTGTATTTCCAAAAGTTCACATGGAAGaccattatttgtattttgttgtttttttaaccaatCAACTATAGCTTGACCACATTTAATTCGTTTCAAACGTCTACTATAATCcataagaacatttttaatagaactggtttttttagttaactgaaaccaataaaaatatattctattaaataaaataaatcgataatttatcaataggtaaagttatataaataatttaaaaataaataaaattaattttttttataaatctatagcattaaattcattgttttctaaattaaatataggaaCATAATCATCACTCACTTGCTCtgtataagatatattataaaaaggtgTCACAGAACTTATCATCTGTTGTTCTGCGCCagcattgtttaatttaatttttttaacctcTGGACAATCATCAAATTGTTCATTACGTTTTTTTACTAATGGATCAGGAACAGCTTTGGCATTCtatgatgttttaaaatcaataaaaacatattaaaaattatacttatatagaatACTTACACTAGCatctaattttgtatttttccaattatatCCATTTAAAGTACTCAGAGCTGTATTTTTGTCTTCTTCGGAACGAAAACACATATAGAGCCATTTTCCATTACGGTTAGGGGTTTTAACTTTGGAGCAATTCAATTCCAACTTTGTATTgatcaattttttgaattcctaaaaatattttaaaaaaaaatactataataacaaaattgtaatctctaatatacataattaataaattaggttttattgtacttacagCAATTCCATAATGTTTTGGAAGATTTCTTATTTCTATCTTATACTTTTCAGAAGTAAAATCATCTCGATCTAAATAAGCAAAAGGGTCTTCTTTTACGACTGATTCAGattgattttctttttcttctgGATCTATTTCTCTGTTTTCTTCCTCAGATTTTAGTTGAATTTCTTCGGCCCCCGATTCTTTTTTATCTGATTCTAATTCATTCACTTtttcttcatattttatttgcatttcCTTAGCAATTGATTCCGTTTCGTCTTCATTTTTTACTGGTACGATTTCATTTACATTTTCCTcagattttatttgaatttcctTGGGTGCTGGTTCTAAATGATTATCAGCATTCATTTCCATTGTGTTAATAGTaggtaaatgattttttataaaaattttatgagtacACAatgattacaaataaaattatgttttaaacttttaaataaaagtagcgACTTGCattcaattgaaatattaaatattttatttattaaattcaaattgaaattttataaccAAACATTAAGATATTGTTATcactatcaattaaaattgataataattcacgtgtttttgttgttatatctttaatcgtgATTGTtacttatctataaaaatctgaaaaactCAATTACTTAATCTTTACTACAAaactaatgttttattaaaaaaattaattaataagtagtGTTGTGTAgttgttttattcattatgCCACAGgggaaattcaaaaataaatcacaagtTTCTTTTTCAACAAAGAAAAAGAAGAACGAACCACATAAAAGTAGAAAAGGTAATTTTTTctcataactatttaaatcaaattgttactatttaacatatttttgcatacaaagttttatacttaaataattgtatgcatTTTACTGTATAGCATGTCCAATGCCttcaaaaaaacacaaatatgaAGAAGGTCAGCGGATTAAACGTAtgataagtaaaaatgtaaataaaatggcAGAAGACGATTTAAGATCATTAGCTATGGATAACAAGAAAgtttttctttcaaaaaagAAGAAACAAGTTGCACAAACAGTTAAAACACCAGACCCTAAAccaaaacaaatcaaaattactcaaaaatgaatttcacattatggataatataaatttttttaaaacacataatttaaatttttttttttttttgaacaattgaataataaagtacctacataaaaaataatgtgttattttatttattttatgaacatacctaacttatttatagttattactgaGTATTGATtacctttaatatattaattattatgtaatgatcTTATAAATGAGTATATTTAAacgaatagttattttatatcatatcgaAGATCAAATTCTGATATGTATAgatatgttttgtttaagttaataataaaacaaagattcaaatcttaatttataactatacaaactataataatatgagtaaaaaaatttttttaaattatattataattatttaaaaaatagaactaatgtaaacatttggtgaaaattttatataattacgattatttatttttgagttacactaaaaaaaaaaatgttctcaaAAACtgaatttgcataaaaatatccagctattattaaaagaaatacttaataagaaatttttaCCATTCTAAAGGTGACGTCAGACGGAAAAAagcactattataaaattatacaatcatTGGTTCGTATAGAATTTTGAAAGTAACATAGGTTAATGCAGGCATAAAGCACAATGCACAGATATTAATTAGTCACACTACATTATActctaatattgttttgttttattaacaaaaaaatgatttataaaacctATAACAGTAGTACAacgataggtatattttatgtattttgtattcataGTCTTAGTTGTTACAAGTAAAAAGgtgttacataaatattattgaacatacATACAAAGGGTATGTACACTATGGGGTATGTTATTACCAATAACCTAttgactattaaataataccatctaagtaaaataatatagataattttatcttCTGTTTTatctaataggtatatatagtttgtaatactacattatatttatttttacattatttaattaagtaacataggaaattattatttattaacataatggtTTGATAGTTGGTACTATTCTATTCTGTGGTACTACATAGGATTCAAGGACGTAAAATAATTCAGCGACGTAGTCAGGGGAAGGGCTGAGGGGGCTGCAGCCCTCCccga from Aphis gossypii isolate Hap1 chromosome 1, ASM2018417v2, whole genome shotgun sequence includes these protein-coding regions:
- the LOC114127516 gene encoding tRNA (uracil-5-)-methyltransferase homolog A-like translates to MEMNADNHLEPAPKEIQIKSEENVNEIVPVKNEDETESIAKEMQIKYEEKVNELESDKKESGAEEIQLKSEEENREIDPEEKENQSESVVKEDPFAYLDRDDFTSEKYKIEIRNLPKHYGIAEFKKLINTKLELNCSKVKTPNRNGKWLYMCFRSEEDKNTALSTLNGYNWKNTKLDASNAKAVPDPLVKKRNEQFDDCPEVKKIKLNNAGAEQQMISSVTPFYNISYTEQLTKKTSSIKNVLMDYSRRLKRIKCGQAIVDWLKKQQNTNNGLPCELLEIQSLKNDPEKCVGYRNKCEFTIGMDVENKEPIVGFRVGAYNQGKTCVAPIDNILNVPQRMKDVVKCFQDLVRASKVPVFDPENYTGHWRQLTVRLSLKTGQLMLICVVHTENMEDSALTSLKQLILSYFTEGAGTDCKVDSLYFQKAKKRAAGEGNSFPLELLHGQGYIIEEVKGLKLRISPESFFQINTAASEVLFDAAKDLASINSQTTVLDVCCGSGTIGLSIAKDCAQVIGVEIQEEAVNMAKLNATENGITNAIFFAGKAEEVMNRREFQNPENANDVVAIVDPPRAGLHNKAILLLRRMTHLKRLVYMSCNPKGAMQNFLSLSMAESKTKQGAPFVPVKAVPVDMFPQTPHCELIVYFERLES
- the LOC126548879 gene encoding uncharacterized protein LOC126548879, with the protein product MPQGKFKNKSQVSFSTKKKKNEPHKSRKACPMPSKKHKYEEGQRIKRMISKNVNKMAEDDLRSLAMDNKKVFLSKKKKQVAQTVKTPDPKPKQIKITQK